In Gemmata obscuriglobus, a single genomic region encodes these proteins:
- a CDS encoding NAD(P)/FAD-dependent oxidoreductase, whose translation MSTDSSVDVAVIGGGPAGSTVSTLLAQRGAKVRLFERDQFPRFHIGESLIPETYDVLKRLNMLPKMKASGFVKKYSVQFVNAQGKMSAPFYFDENKPGERSQTWQVVRSEFDTMMLDNARKHGVDVRQPARVLEVLFEGDRAVGVKVQKEGGGSEEVRAKVVVDASGQSTMLQNKFKLRLWDPVLNKGAIWTYWEGAYRDAGKDEGATVVIQTPNKQGWWWYIPQHDNTVSIGVVAPFDYLFKGRGSHEQVFNEEKDACPEVTKRLSTGQRRGGYYATKDYSYRSSQVAGEGWALIGDAFGFLDPLYSSGVLLALKSGELAADAIADGLASGDTSAAQLGRWGDVFNKGVDRMRRLVCEYYDGFSFGQFVKAYPHLKGKVTDLLIGDLFDDHVDEVWGPLESLYPPDKKAIPTWKDGTPPDEVNKVNELYLPANPMR comes from the coding sequence ATGAGTACCGATAGCAGCGTCGATGTTGCCGTGATCGGCGGCGGACCGGCCGGCAGCACCGTCTCAACCCTCCTCGCCCAGCGGGGCGCCAAGGTCCGGCTGTTCGAGCGGGACCAGTTCCCGCGGTTCCACATCGGCGAGTCGCTGATCCCCGAAACGTACGATGTGCTCAAGCGGCTGAACATGCTGCCCAAGATGAAGGCCAGCGGGTTCGTCAAGAAGTACAGCGTCCAGTTCGTGAACGCCCAGGGGAAGATGTCCGCGCCGTTCTACTTCGACGAGAACAAGCCGGGCGAGCGGTCACAGACGTGGCAGGTGGTGCGCAGCGAGTTCGACACCATGATGCTCGACAACGCGCGCAAGCACGGGGTCGACGTCCGTCAGCCGGCCCGCGTGCTGGAGGTGCTGTTCGAGGGCGACCGCGCCGTCGGCGTGAAGGTACAAAAGGAGGGCGGCGGGTCCGAAGAGGTGCGGGCGAAGGTGGTGGTGGACGCCAGCGGCCAGAGCACCATGCTCCAGAACAAGTTCAAGCTGCGGCTGTGGGACCCGGTGCTTAACAAGGGGGCGATCTGGACCTACTGGGAGGGCGCGTACCGCGACGCCGGCAAGGACGAGGGCGCGACGGTCGTGATCCAGACCCCGAACAAGCAGGGGTGGTGGTGGTACATTCCGCAGCACGACAACACGGTGAGCATCGGGGTGGTGGCCCCGTTCGACTACCTGTTCAAGGGCCGTGGGAGCCACGAGCAGGTGTTCAACGAGGAGAAGGACGCCTGCCCCGAGGTCACCAAGCGGCTCTCCACGGGCCAGCGCCGCGGCGGCTACTACGCGACCAAGGACTACTCGTACCGGTCGTCGCAGGTGGCGGGGGAAGGCTGGGCGCTCATCGGGGACGCGTTCGGGTTCCTCGACCCCCTGTACTCCTCCGGCGTGCTGCTGGCGCTGAAGTCGGGGGAACTGGCCGCGGACGCGATCGCCGACGGGCTGGCCTCGGGGGACACCTCGGCGGCGCAGTTGGGCCGTTGGGGCGACGTGTTCAACAAGGGCGTGGACCGGATGCGCCGGCTGGTGTGTGAGTACTACGACGGGTTCAGCTTCGGCCAGTTCGTGAAGGCCTACCCACACCTCAAGGGGAAGGTGACCGACCTGCTCATCGGCGACCTGTTCGACGACCACGTGGACGAGGTGTGGGGTCCGCTGGAGTCTCTCTACCCGCCGGACAAGAAGGCCATCCCGACCTGGAAGGACGGCACCCCGCCCGACGAGGTCAACAAGGTCAACGAGCTGTACCTCCCGGCCAACCCGATGCGGTAG
- a CDS encoding fumarylacetoacetate hydrolase family protein — MKLATIQTPNGPRAALAVADGYIDLHATDPGLPSCVKTLLAASPAVRKLAAEVASSPNAVKYAANAVKLLPPVPNPGKILCIGLNYRDHAIEGGKAIPTEPVIFGKFPNTLVAHGEPIVLPKVAQKIDYEAELVIVIGKKGKHIPDTDAAFEYVGGYTVGHDVSARDWQFRGEEKQWIIGKTFDTFAPTGPVLVTTDELKNPHNLQIQLRLNGTTLQNSNTKEFIFGVPAVLAFLSQVITLEPGDLIFTGTPPGVGIARKPPVLLKAGDVAEVEIEGIGTLKNPVVAES, encoded by the coding sequence ATGAAGCTCGCCACAATTCAGACCCCGAACGGCCCGCGTGCCGCCCTGGCCGTCGCCGACGGCTACATCGACCTGCACGCCACCGACCCGGGGCTGCCGTCGTGCGTCAAAACGCTCCTCGCCGCCTCGCCCGCGGTGCGCAAGTTGGCCGCGGAAGTGGCGTCCTCTCCCAACGCCGTGAAGTACGCGGCGAACGCCGTGAAACTGCTCCCACCGGTTCCGAACCCGGGGAAGATCCTCTGTATCGGGCTGAACTACCGCGACCACGCCATCGAGGGTGGCAAAGCGATCCCGACCGAACCGGTGATCTTCGGCAAGTTCCCTAATACGTTGGTCGCGCACGGCGAGCCGATCGTGCTGCCGAAGGTGGCCCAGAAGATCGATTACGAGGCGGAACTGGTGATCGTGATCGGCAAGAAGGGCAAACACATCCCGGACACCGACGCCGCGTTCGAGTACGTCGGCGGGTACACCGTGGGGCACGACGTTAGCGCCCGCGACTGGCAGTTCCGGGGCGAGGAGAAGCAGTGGATCATCGGTAAGACGTTCGACACATTCGCCCCGACCGGGCCGGTGCTCGTCACGACGGACGAGCTGAAGAACCCGCACAACTTGCAAATCCAGTTGCGCCTGAACGGTACAACGCTTCAGAACTCCAACACCAAAGAGTTCATCTTCGGCGTGCCGGCGGTGCTGGCGTTCCTCTCGCAGGTCATCACGCTGGAACCGGGCGACCTCATCTTCACGGGCACGCCGCCGGGCGTAGGCATCGCGCGGAAGCCGCCGGTGCTGTTGAAGGCCGGCGACGTGGCCGAGGTCGAGATCGAGGGCATCGGCACGCTCAAGAACCCGGTGGTGGCCGAGAGCTGA
- a CDS encoding MarR family winged helix-turn-helix transcriptional regulator, which yields MAALQRRFDSPEQEAFLGLWRTFDRLRALEDELFARYELTPQQYNALRLLRATQPGTLRTLDLAARLVSRAPDVTRMLDKLADRKLVDRQRSEANRREVHVSIAPAGVALLDELQEPLRECHSRQLGHLSREQLRDLTALLRAARLPHEDADSSWR from the coding sequence ATGGCCGCGCTCCAGCGCCGGTTCGACTCGCCCGAGCAGGAGGCGTTCCTCGGCCTGTGGCGGACGTTCGACCGCCTCCGCGCGCTGGAGGACGAACTGTTCGCCCGGTACGAGTTGACGCCCCAGCAGTACAACGCGCTGCGGCTGTTGCGGGCCACTCAGCCGGGCACGCTCCGGACGCTCGATCTAGCCGCCCGGCTCGTGTCCCGCGCCCCGGACGTGACCCGCATGCTCGACAAGCTGGCGGATCGCAAGCTGGTCGACCGCCAGCGGTCGGAGGCGAACCGGCGCGAGGTTCACGTTTCCATCGCCCCGGCGGGCGTCGCGCTCCTCGACGAACTCCAAGAGCCGCTGCGCGAGTGCCACTCCCGGCAGCTCGGTCATTTGAGCCGCGAGCAGCTCCGCGACCTGACCGCGCTGCTCCGGGCCGCCCGACTGCCCCACGAAGACGCCGACAGCAGTTGGCGATGA